The genomic interval aaataaaaataatataataacatgatataaactctaaattaaaataaaaaatctgtaaatattaaaacaatagtacttaattattgaatatttattacaAACCGTAAATAAGGCTCAcggttttataaaaataataacataacaaactttttatttattctttgaagaaaaattgaagttaaaaagtaaaaaaaaagaaagagcaaatgagaaaagaagaattccaaaatagatattatacattaaaaaaattgattttatataaaagaaaaaaatagttgttgaaatttattaaatatattaattggaAATAGgagaaataagtaaaaaaaattgttaaagatgattaaatatatatgattgttagttgattggaaataagagaaataattgaaaattaatagcattttagaaattaagaaatgataaaaaattaaaatttattaagcacataattagaaagtgagaaaattaataatcttattaattattaattattttgtatattttaatataattaattatgttgtaAAATTATAGAACCCTCCCAAATTTGAGATCTCTCTAAATTTGAAACCTAAAGCCCTTGCTTGAGTGACTTTACCCAAGAGTCGGCCCTGCTCAAAACTCACCGCATCTCTTATAGACGTGTAATATGTGACACCTAGAAGCTAGTTAGGTCGGGAGTGGATGTAGCCTGTTCATTCCAAACCCAACTCCACTCGATTAAAAATGTAATGAAATattcataaatcataattGTGCGATATACTTTGAAGCATTATATTCCTATTTACAGCCATCATATAAAGAATAAAGTTAAACATTAGGTTCAGTTTTGCCATACTTTATctttttcctgatggactggGTGAATGAACTAAAATTAAAGACCTACCGTTGAGTGGAGTTTCCTTAAAAGCAAAACTTGAATCACAAgtgttcttttttctttctttgagtatgaaaatcattaatattttataagattAGTTACGTGGTTGAACCATTTTATAATaagattattaaattttttttatagaaaaaatatattgaatcaCATAACGGAAAATATTCTTATATCCacaataatttaaaagaaaaatgcttGAATAAGATATGTAAATAACAAGGCTAGTAATATTTGGTCAAGAATAGCATTCTTTATGAGCTCTAAAATTCTTTGGTTTTGGTAAAGTTCATtgaaaaaacaacaaagacTCGAGAAATATGAGCTTGGGGTATGCCAagtattaatatattatatagtGTTATACCTATAAGATAATCGAAGAGGGTGGATCTCCCAAAACAAATCCATGGGCCTTCCTTGGATCAGTGTCATATGTCAAATGAAATAGACCACATTGTTAAGACGAAGTGATGATTATTTTAATCGAAATGGAAATCTAGTAGCACTGGAAAAAGAAGGTGTGGTCAACTTTGTTTCCATTTGAACATAAAGTAAGCACCCAAGACTTTGGTCTAAAGAAAATGTACCAAATTAGagggtgaaaatttaaattatggACTTAATTTATAGGCTTTTAATGTTGATGGGGGCAAGAATTCACACAATTTTCTATCTCTAATGGGTTGCCAAAATTGGCACCAGGATTGAGACCTGCCTACGCAATGTATAAACCATAAAGTGCACCGAGCTGCAAAAGTAGCTCCCAAAAggaggaagaaaataaaaaattagaaggAGTGCTACCATAGTTTCTGCCTTTTGGTATTGTGGCTTTCGCTTGTatgcaaaatgaaaatttatgaaaatctgAAGAAAAGGGCaatattttattggtaaaAAGTGGAGTATTAAAGTCATTCTCCAATCTCCACCCCGTAGTTTTGAAATTTCTGTGGGTTTCCAAAGGTTTGTGCATCTAAAAGCCGGTTAGAAGcaaaaccaaaacccaaaaccatGGGCCAGTTTTTCTGCCATAGCACAAAGAAAAGATCTTTTTGGCAAACTAAAACCGGCTGCTCGGCTCTCTGTATAATACTCTTTGTCTCTATCTATGTTTTCTATATCTCTCAATCTATTGCGCTCTAACTCGCTTCacctctcttttctctctgcTCATATTGTTGTTTTCTTCTGTTACATTATTGAAAATCTAAAAGAAAGGGCACTCACAGCCTTTTTTTCTGGgtatagaagaagaagaagaagctttCAGGTGCCTGGTGATTGTTACAACTCAATGGTAGTCAGTTCTTTACTGGGTATGCCTTTTAGCTTTTTTTCGGTTCTATCAATTGCCTGTTAGGAATTTATGTTTTGTTGTCTTTTAAGAATtcagaaaaagtgaaaaagtaGTAGCCAATGACATTTACCTGGACAGGGTATTTGAGATCTCCAATAATTCTTGTAAGAGctgtttttattattgttcTGAATGGAAACTAATGGTTTGCCTGGTGGGATGTTTTCTGGGATTGGTTCAGGAATGTTAGGCCTTGAAATGCCATTACACCcccaacaacaacaacaacaacctCAAAACCCCCAAAGTGCCCAAAACCCACATCAGTTACATCATCACCCACAAATGGTTGCTTATTCCCATCACGAAACTGACCACTCACAACACCAACAATCTGTTAAACAAGGCTATCCTTTTGCTTCCAAAACTAAACAACTATCCCCTCTCAGTGATGAAGATGAACCCGGTTTTACTCCCGATGATGGTGCTGCTGAtgctaagagaaaaatatctCCATGGCAAAGAATGAAATGGACTGATAGCATGGTTAGGCTACTTATAATGGCGGTTTATTATATTGGTGATGAAGCTGGATCAGAAGGGAATGATCCTGCTGGCAAGAAAAAGGCTGGTGGATTATtacaaaagaaagggaagtGGAAATCGGTTTCGAGGGCTATGATGGAGAAAGGGTTTTATGTCTCACCACAACAATGTGAAGACAAGTTCAATGATTTGAATAAGAGGTATAAGAGGGTTAATGATATACTTGGTAGAGGAACAGCTTGTAAGGTGGTGGAGAATCAAAGCTTGCTTGATACAATGGATTTGTCCCCGAAAATGAAGGAAGAAGTTAGAAAATTGTTGAATTCTAAGCACTTGTTTTTCAGGGAAATGTGTGCTTATCACAATAGCTGTGGCCATGGTGCAACTGCTGGGGCTAGTGGTGCTAATCATTCGCCAGAGGTGGCCACTGAGACATCCCAGATTCAGCACCAGCAAGCTCAACAACAACGATGCCTCCATTCATCAGATACTGCTCAAATTGCTGGCAATTCGGGTAGAATGGATCCAGAGGCATTGAAATTGACTAAAGTAGGCAGTGACGAagaggatgatgatgatgatgatgactctgatgatgatgaggatgaGGATGATGAAGAGGCCATGGATGGTCACTCAAGAGGCCACAATGGACACGGTCAAGAAGATGATGAAGACAACGATGAAAAGTCTACTCGTAAAAGGCCAAGAAAGGGAGCATTGGCAATGTCATTATCACCATTGATGCAACAATTGAGCTGTGAAGCGGTGAATGTGATACAAGATGGGTCAAAGAGTGTTTGGGAGAAGAAGCATTGGATGAAAATGAGGCTAATGCAATTGGAAGAGCAACAAGTGAGCTACCAATACCAAGCATTCGAGCTTGAGAAGCAAAGGCTCAAGTGGGTCAAATTCAGTGGCAAGAAAGAGAGGGAAATGGAGAAAGCAAAGCTTGAGAATGAACGCAGGCGGTTGGAAAATGAGAGAATGGTGCTGCTTGTTAGGCAGAAGGAGTTGGAGTTGGTTGATCTTCAGCACCAACATCAACCTCAGCAGCATTCGTCAAGCAAGAGGGGAGACCCATCTAGCATCACTGGATGAGAAATGTAACATACGATAGGTCACGTTAGATAGGGATTTTAGAGTTTTTGATTAGACAGATACTTTTATATGAAAGGTTGTTCTGCTTTTGTTTATGAAATCTAGTTATTTGATATATGAATTCTGTGCTTTCAATCTTGGATCATGATGAAAGAGGTTTTGGCTCTCACACATGTCAATTGCATTCTACGAACAAAATTTACCAGAAAAAAATGTCTTCAGCAGCAGTAATGAATGCTCATATTGTGAAGTGATTTGAGGACTAAGGAGGTGcgtgggaaaaaaaaaaaaaaaaaaaacaatgtttTTGACGGTTTCTTGTCTAAACAAGTGTAAGATTGTCTTAAGGTTGTTATCCTAGAAAACAGAATTGTGTTAAAAACTTGGAAGTTTCATGCGGTGCTCTTTGCAAGTTTCCTCTAGCCAGTGTGAAAATTCCTGGAAAATCCAAATGGAAGCTCTGCCAGTGTTCCCTCTGTAGCGGATCAATTCGGATTTTCCAGcaacaaacaaaattaatgaaaGAAGCAAACAAAAAATGGTGTCTTAAAAACTCCATTTCACACCTCGCAGGAACCAAAACTTGTcgagaaatagaaaatataacATGTATGTTGATATAAATCCTGGAAAATTAAATTGATAGGGCACGCCTGGTGGGACTCGAACCCACAATCGTCTGATTAGAAGTCAGACGCCTTATCCATTAGGCCACAGGCGCTTCAACGggaaaagtatttttattaaaagtaataTAACATTTAATCAGTCCCCGCATGACCCGCTTGCCAGCTCCGCCAGTGACAGATTAAAGCTCCAAACATGctaaatcttaaaatattcAGACAAGAACCGGCTGCCTCTTTAAAGTTTCAACAATGAAAACCACAACGTTGACGTTCTAGCTTTGCTATCATCCTGCAACCAAGACGGATCAATATTCAATCTAGATTTGCAAAAGTTAAAACCGGCTACATCTGAGCATGATAAGTTTAACCAATATAATTGCGTACAACGTAATgctcaaaataaaaagcaatTGTCTCACAAAAATCAGCACGTTCATTTGGAGCTGAACCaacacaaaaatcaaaatccactGGAAGCATGTGGAACTAGGATGTTATTCGCCTACGCATCAAATTGAAAACCAGGAACATGGGCATATTTTCCATGGGATTCTTTTTGTATAGGCTAGAATAATTACCATTTTGTAAATGTGTATTCTTAATACAATTCCAAATCCATGCATCTCCAAATCCTGGAGACAATACCTCGTCAATAAAAAGTAAAGTCCATTCACCGCTTCAAAACTCAGGATGGAAAAAATCCCAGACTGACTGCGACAAAAATGTTTTAGGTTTAATCGTCGAGCTCAATAATCTTTACGACAGAAGCATCCCCAACCTTCTGACAGACAACAACTCGATCATGTGACTTTATAACTCCTGAAACCTTCCCATGGTCAAGGGCAACCTTCAAAACTGACTCATTTGTTGCGCTTGTAGACTCCGCCTGCGGAACCATACAAGTTCTCACGTAAACAAAAATACAAGTTTCTTTCAGACTTGAAGAACATAGTAACAATTGGCATAAGGTACTTACAGGATGTCGTGGATCAGCAAGCATAGGGAAAAGACCTCTGACAATGAGGGATTGCCTTGCCTGAAGGATTCAGAAGAAACAAGGTAGTAAGTTCCATTAGCACGGACGAATGGGTATAAGCCACACAATAAATATTCCATCAACAGACTGTAAAGTTCTACAAATTAACTAGCAACGTAAACTAAAGTCAAGAACAAAAATAGGCCAACTTCTGAGACTTCTGCAACAGAATTATACCACATATTCTTCTTTTAGATGACTACTGCAAGGCATTATTAACTGCATCTGAAAAACTGACAACTGTTATGATGGTTTAATGGTAAACCAAgcttaataaaacaaaacatatgTTCTGGAAATGatgacaaaattgatttcagcaCAAGGAAAGGAGGCTTTTCCATATTAGTGTAGAGCAGATCACCACCACTAGGCAGAAAACATACATTCAGGTGAAGACAAAACTTAAGATGGCATTCCATCACAGCCAGGTCATACAGCAAGTCATTCCAGATGGTTTACAAATAAACACAGGATGTTCTACTAAATCAACGAGTCAAAGAATTCAAAAGACCAGCCAAGACAAAAGTCTTTCCCCAAGTCTAGACATTTTTACAGAAAAGCAAGATAGAAAAGACTAGAACAATGGAACCAGTTGACTACTTTACTAACACTTGCACAATCAAAAAGTGAGCATTTTCCCACTTTTGGATATGTTGACATCAACTATACCAGACTataaaaccaacaaaattaaCTTCTACGCAGTTAGTTGAACATCCAGGATTCAAGGTAAATGGCATACCTCAAAGGCCCCACTGAAGCTCCACTTCAATTGATTTGTCTTAAGGCGAGGGATGACAACAGAGAGAACAGGCATTGTTGGCCTGTACTTTGCAATCAATCTGGTACATAGAATACATTCAGAAGCCACATAAATTAATCAATGTCTACTTAATGTAGAATgttagaaatgaaataaatagaCCTTCCACAAGTTCCCATTAACaatcccccccccccccagccccaacataaaataagaaaaagagtcCTTCAAACAAAAGCGAAAAAACAGAAAATCTTGGGggacaaaaaaagaaaacagctCATATCTAATTAAACTTGATCATATGGTAATGGCATACCTTGCAGCTCTCCCTGAGGATGTGAAACATATAATAACTGATGCCTTCACCTTAATTGCAGCCCGTACCTAAACAAGAAATTCATCCTATCAGAAACACATTGCAGATATGCACTCAATTTAGCTATAACTAATGCAGGCAAAGGCCACtatgataatgataaaaacatATATCAGAAGAGCAAAATTGGGACAGATAAATACCGCAGAGGAAGCAATGGACTCCAAGTGGGTCATTGGTTCTCCAACATACTTGACAGTCTTCTTGAAATATAGATCCTGGTTGAAAACCTTCTCTGCCTAtggaattttataataaaaatgaaaaatcccAAATTGTAAATActcagaaaacaaaaaaggaatattagtaataatttttcattttaatatttccaGAACAGTAAGTAATCCATCTCATTGATATGCATGGCAAGTTAATTGGTAACCCATGCAATttaacaataaatataaagcACCCAAATTACAAACCAAAAGTGATGCAGAATTTATGCATTCTTGCATAAAAAAAGCATCAATGCACAAGTTTTTGCTTGCTTGAGATTGAAGGTCAAATTTCTGCAGAAAGGTTCATCACCAATGGGAATACTACAAGAAAAATAGGTCTTGCAAGTGTTATgtcattttgggtttttcttAGTTGAAAAATCTAGTAGAACCATAGCCCATAGCCTAAGACAATAAATTGACTGGAAAAAAAGGAATGATCTGACTCTCATCCCTGTGAAGGATACTTCATTCAACCAAAGGGAGACAGCTTTCAGGGAAAAAGGGAAACGTGCAATGTTTTTTTCCCCCTTATGAACCACATAAACATGGAAGGATGTCCATGTCCCAACCAAGCAACAGaaagttcaaaaaaaaaaaatgtttacaTTAGTGAGTATTGGAAGTCAGAACCACATTATAAAGTCTGTCACAGGGCAACAAGGTCTCCAAAGTTGGGGCTGCATAAGTTAAAAGCTTCAAGTTATGCACATTTAGGAGACATAGAGAAAATTTACCTCTGCACAAATTTTGCCAACAATAGAAATGGTTTCAACAGGGTATAATCCACGCAGGGTCTCAGCACCAAGAAGAATAGCATCACTTCCTGCAGCAATCAGAATATGAGACAGCAGGTTTAAATCCTGTATTGCATGGGAGGAGcaataactatttataatagaaAATTATTTGCATGCTTGTCAAAAACAGTGCCCAACTCCAATGAACAAAATAATAGATTTTTTATGCCAGTGATATCTTATCACATATAGCATGcaataacaaataatttaaatgaaattgttAGGGTGTATCAATGAACAAACTCAAAAGCAGCAAATGTCCACAATATAGCATAGTAACATACCATCAAGAACAGCATTGGCAACATCAGTTGCCTCAGCACGAGTGGGCCTCAAGTTGTCAGTCATACTGTCCACAACACGAGTGACCACTGCAGGCTTTCCAGCCATGTTACACTTGTAAAGAGCAGCTTTCTGAAATAAGAACACCTGCATAGAAAAGGGATTTTGATTAGCAACAAGCCCCAACCAATAGCCACCCTAGGCACTATATCCATATATTGAACTAATTTATGTGCATTTAAAACTAGGACCAAGGCTACCaacaaaaatttatgaaatagaATTGTACACGATGCAATAAACTGCATGGTATATTCAACAAGATACATTTTGCAGAAGAACTGATGTATAATAGCCCTCTACAGATTGGGTCTCTAGTATTTATAATGAAATGACTTACTAACAAAATTTACAGTAAGATCTGCAAAATGGCTGCTTGTTCAAGTTATGAAACTGACCTTCTCAGGTGGGAGATCAATGCCCAAATTTCCACGGGAAAGAATGATTCCATCTGCTTCCTTTAGAATCTCATCAAAATGGTTCAATCCCTGAAATATGAAAAACATTAATGTCACATCCTTATTCACAGCATGTGCAATCAAAACTATGTATATTCATTGTTTTAGGCAAATAGAATATATAATGCACCTCTATGTTTTCAATCTTGGCAAAAATTTGTGTCTGGTAGAGGTCACCCAACTTTGAAAGGAACTCGCGTGCCTACAAAGAGCAGAAAAGAGCAATCggagaaatgaagaaacttcaaaaaaaaaaaagaaataaaaccaGATAAGGGGAGTGAAGCAGAAGGGATACATACATGCCGAACATCTTCTGCATGTCGTGTATATGATAGTGAGAGGAAGTCGATTTTGTTTTGAACTCCCCAGGTACTTATAACCTGAAGTAATTATCAACAGATCACAAATGGGATTCCATGGAAATATCAGGACAACAAGCAACAACTTACCATGAGAGAGATTACTACTGCATTAGTTTCTGATAATTAAAAGGCCAAAATCAAAGGCAAGCTCACCTCCTTATCTTTATCAGAGAGAGTAGGCAAATCAATACGAATTTGAGAGGCATGCAAAGTGAACAATGACCCAGCCAATGTTGCAGAGTTCTTTATCACACAAACCACATCATTTCCCTTCACCTCACTAACCTGCACAATTTCAGTCACGATTTATGCAATGCTAGGTGCATAAGAATTTTAATCATAAAGCTCGAATTCCCAAATTAAACAACCAACAAATAGGTAGTAAAATAGCAGCCAACTTTAACACAAACACAAGCAGAAAGAGTCACCATTTGTGTTCCACTTTTCTTACCTCAAGCCATACAGACGTGGTTTCACTCCCGGTAAACAGGTACTGACCAATAAAAATAGTGTCTCCCTTCTTCACCGCCTGAAAAACCAGATTGAATGGTTTGTCATAAAGATTGTACAAAGAAACCAGGCAACCACCAGCAAATAGAAAATTCTTTCAAGCtaactgaaaaaaattgacaCACTAAGTTTCAGTGTCAAGAATATATAAGCACTGCACGGACCAACAAATGCCTCCCAACCCCAAATTAGCGAAAAGCTATATATAAAGACAAGAATGTACAATAGATTCAGACATTCCCAAACACATTATCATTAAAACTTCAACAGAACCGAAAGGCAAGAAAACAAGGCTCATGCAGATACTTTCTCAGAGCAAACAACACAGGATACACAAAATGCAATTAGTGAATGTGGACTAGCATTGGACCTCTGACAATCCATCAAAATTGATTGGCAATAATTCTGAAGAGGCCTCTTGTCCTTCATCTGGCGTCAAGATAACGGTAGCATCTGCCTGAAGTGAGATGGCTTTCTCGCTTTTATTAACAACCTGCAACTCAGGACCCACACTATCCAACATAACCTGAAAGGCAAAAACATATAGAAATCACttgattttcttaactttcatTATTCCCATCAAAGTAATCAATGACCAATCTGTACTACAATAGCAAACAATCACGCATTGTCTGCCACACTCAATATTCAGGAACAGGGAAGTAAAATTACTGACAAAATTCACACCAAAAATGTCCTAAAATAATCTCAAAAACCATTTGAAAAAGGGAAACATGACAAAGTCTATTGTTTCTGCTGAACACAAAGTTTACATTAAGACGGACAATTTTCCTAGGAAACAAACAAACAGGAAGCAAACAAAAGTTATATAACTAACAAAAATTGAACCAAACTACAGTAAAAATATACCGCACAAAGCTTCTTAGTGCTCTTTACGGCTGCcttcaaattttctaaagTTTCTTGATGATACTCCGCGTCACGCCACGAAAAATCGAACCTAGCCACtgccaaaaccaaaaaaagaaaaaaactaaatccTAACTCCAATAATACAGTAATAATTAAAAGGAAAGTAAGGCAGCAAAAATTGTACCGGACATTCCAGCTTTAAGGCAACCGGAAATAACATCTACAGATCGAGACTTAGGACCCAAAGTTCCAACTATCTTCGTCATTGCCGGGAAAAAACTCTGCAAAAAAGACAACGAACATATCAGATTCGAAATCTACTCCGATCCGATCAGCTTCCccaggaaaaacaaaaacaaaaacaaaacagattgatttaaaaaaaaaggtgaaacTTACAGCCTTCGATGGCTCCAGGATTGAAGCCATCCTGATGGGCTCTTCTAGAAGTAGATGACTCGAATGCATTTTTTTTGccaatcaaaacaaaaaaaatcaatttcccTTCAGAGAATCCGTCGATCGAGAGCTCTTGCGTTGGGAGAACGaagggatttttttttccttttgcctTCGTAAAACTTGAACCGAAGGATATGCTTTTGTTCTGAGTGACGTTGCCTTTTTATTGAACGAAGAACAGAAAACCTGGTTCCACCACAACCAGATGACTTTGTCccactttatttttattgcgatttttatttctttcattcttATACACGTGGCGAATATCGAACGGCTGGTTTTTGAAGCCTCATGATATTTGATAGGGTTGCCGAAACGTGACCGTACAGTTTCTTGGCGAAGGGGATAGGTAATTGTCACACTCCCACTCAAACACGTCAAGCGTGTTGAGAACCAATGGTTATGATTGGGTGGAAGGTGAGAGAGTGTTGCTGTTTGGAGAGTAGCTGATGTTGTTattggtgttttttttttaaaaaaaaagaggcaCGTGCTTTTGGGCGATTAGGTGATGGTGATTTTTCCAGGGAGCGGGAAGAGTTCTAGACGATTTCGAAACTCCAAAGGTAGAAAGTTGGATCCGCACAAGGTAATGTTGAGAGAGTTGAAGGAAATTGAGACACCGCAAGGGTCAAATCCTATGGGCTGTCGTGTTTTTACTTTTGGGAGGAGTTCGGTGGGACACGTTTTTA from Theobroma cacao cultivar B97-61/B2 chromosome 5, Criollo_cocoa_genome_V2, whole genome shotgun sequence carries:
- the LOC18598132 gene encoding pyruvate kinase 1, cytosolic; amino-acid sequence: MHSSHLLLEEPIRMASILEPSKASFFPAMTKIVGTLGPKSRSVDVISGCLKAGMSVARFDFSWRDAEYHQETLENLKAAVKSTKKLCAVMLDSVGPELQVVNKSEKAISLQADATVILTPDEGQEASSELLPINFDGLSEAVKKGDTIFIGQYLFTGSETTSVWLEVSEVKGNDVVCVIKNSATLAGSLFTLHASQIRIDLPTLSDKDKEVISTWGVQNKIDFLSLSYTRHAEDVRHAREFLSKLGDLYQTQIFAKIENIEGLNHFDEILKEADGIILSRGNLGIDLPPEKVFLFQKAALYKCNMAGKPAVVTRVVDSMTDNLRPTRAEATDVANAVLDGSDAILLGAETLRGLYPVETISIVGKICAEAEKVFNQDLYFKKTVKYVGEPMTHLESIASSAVRAAIKVKASVIICFTSSGRAARLIAKYRPTMPVLSVVIPRLKTNQLKWSFSGAFEARQSLIVRGLFPMLADPRHPAESTSATNESVLKVALDHGKVSGVIKSHDRVVVCQKVGDASVVKIIELDD
- the LOC18598131 gene encoding transcriptional regulator EFH1 isoform X2, which translates into the protein MVVSSLLGMLGLEMPLHPQQQQQQPQNPQSAQNPHQLHHHPQMVAYSHHETDHSQHQQSVKQGYPFASKTKQLSPLSDEDEPGFTPDDGAADAKRKISPWQRMKWTDSMVRLLIMAVYYIGDEAGSEGNDPAGKKKAGGLLQKKGKWKSVSRAMMEKGFYVSPQQCEDKFNDLNKRYKRVNDILGRGTACKVVENQSLLDTMDLSPKMKEEVRKLLNSKHLFFREMCAYHNSCGHGATAGASGANHSPEVATETSQIQHQQAQQQRCLHSSDTAQIAGNSGRMDPEALKLTKVGSDEEDDDDDDDSDDDEDEDDEEAMDGHSRGHNGHGQEDDEDNDEKSTRKRPRKGALAMSLSPLMQQLSCEAVNVIQDGSKSVWEKKHWMKMRLMQLEEQQVSYQYQAFELEKQRLKWVKFSGKKEREMEKAKLENERRRLENERMVLLVRQKELELVDLQHQHQPQQHSSSKRGDPSSITG
- the LOC18598131 gene encoding transcriptional regulator EFH1 isoform X1 codes for the protein MFSISLNLLRSNSLHLSFLSAHIVVFFCYIIENLKERALTAFFSGYRRRRRSFQVPGDCYNSMVVSSLLGMLGLEMPLHPQQQQQQPQNPQSAQNPHQLHHHPQMVAYSHHETDHSQHQQSVKQGYPFASKTKQLSPLSDEDEPGFTPDDGAADAKRKISPWQRMKWTDSMVRLLIMAVYYIGDEAGSEGNDPAGKKKAGGLLQKKGKWKSVSRAMMEKGFYVSPQQCEDKFNDLNKRYKRVNDILGRGTACKVVENQSLLDTMDLSPKMKEEVRKLLNSKHLFFREMCAYHNSCGHGATAGASGANHSPEVATETSQIQHQQAQQQRCLHSSDTAQIAGNSGRMDPEALKLTKVGSDEEDDDDDDDSDDDEDEDDEEAMDGHSRGHNGHGQEDDEDNDEKSTRKRPRKGALAMSLSPLMQQLSCEAVNVIQDGSKSVWEKKHWMKMRLMQLEEQQVSYQYQAFELEKQRLKWVKFSGKKEREMEKAKLENERRRLENERMVLLVRQKELELVDLQHQHQPQQHSSSKRGDPSSITG